In Mycobacterium tuberculosis H37Rv, a single window of DNA contains:
- a CDS encoding 4-amino-4-deoxychorismate lyase, with translation MVVTLDGEILQPGMPLLHADDLAAVRGDGVFETLLVRDGRACLVEAHLQRLTQSARLMDLPEPDLPRWRRAVEVATQRWVASTADEGALRLIYSRGREGGSAPTAYVMVSPVPARVIGARRDGVSAITLDRGLPADGGDAMPWLIASAKTLSYAVNMAVLRHAARQGAGDVIFVSTDGYVLEGPRSTVVIATDGDQGGGNPCLLTPPPWYPILRGTTQQALFEVARAKGYDCDYRALRVADLFDSQGIWLVSSMTLAARVHTLDGRRLPRTPIAEVFAELVDAAIVSDR, from the coding sequence GTGGTGGTCACGCTTGACGGTGAGATCCTGCAGCCGGGTATGCCGCTGCTGCACGCCGATGATCTTGCCGCTGTGCGGGGGGATGGCGTTTTCGAGACACTGCTGGTGCGCGACGGCCGAGCCTGTCTGGTTGAAGCGCACCTGCAGCGGCTGACCCAATCAGCCAGGTTGATGGACCTTCCCGAACCGGATCTCCCCAGGTGGCGCCGCGCGGTCGAGGTGGCAACGCAGCGGTGGGTGGCTAGCACCGCTGACGAGGGCGCGCTGCGCTTGATCTACAGTCGCGGTCGGGAGGGCGGCTCGGCGCCGACGGCCTATGTCATGGTCAGTCCGGTCCCGGCGCGAGTTATCGGGGCCCGCCGCGATGGTGTGTCGGCGATCACGCTGGACCGCGGTTTGCCGGCTGACGGTGGCGACGCCATGCCGTGGCTGATAGCCAGCGCCAAAACACTGTCCTATGCGGTGAACATGGCCGTCCTGCGTCATGCCGCCCGGCAGGGCGCCGGCGACGTCATCTTCGTCAGCACGGACGGCTACGTCCTGGAAGGCCCTCGCTCGACGGTGGTGATCGCCACCGACGGTGACCAAGGGGGCGGGAACCCCTGCTTGCTGACGCCGCCTCCGTGGTATCCAATCCTGCGGGGAACCACGCAACAAGCGCTCTTCGAAGTGGCCCGCGCGAAAGGCTACGACTGCGACTACCGTGCCCTACGCGTCGCCGATCTCTTCGATTCCCAAGGTATTTGGTTGGTATCGAGCATGACTCTGGCCGCCCGCGTACACACCCTGGACGGGCGGCGATTACCCCGCACCCCGATCGCTGAGGTGTTTGCCGAATTGGTGGACGCCGCTATTGTCAGCGACCGGTGA
- the purM gene encoding phosphoribosylformylglycinamidine cyclo-ligase PurM (AIRS (phosphoribosyl-aminoimidazole synthetase) (air synthase)) yields MTDLAKGPGKDPGSRGITYASAGVDIEAGDRAIDLFKPLASKATRPEVRGGLGGFAGLFTLRGDYREPVLAASSDGVGTKLAIAQAMDKHDTVGLDLVAMVVDDLVVCGAEPLFLLDYIAVGRIVPERLSAIVAGIADGCMRAGCALLGGETAEHPGLIEPDHYDISATGVGVVEADNVLGPDRVKPGDVIIAMGSSGLHSNGYSLVRKVLLEIDRMNLAGHVEEFGRTLGEELLEPTRIYAKDCLALAAETRVRTFCHVTGGGLAGNLQRVIPHGLIAEVDRGTWTPAPVFTMIAQRGRVRRTEMEKTFNMGVGMIAVVAPEDTTRALAVLTARHLDCWVLGTVCKGGKQGPRAKLVGQHPRF; encoded by the coding sequence ATGACGGATCTCGCAAAAGGCCCCGGAAAAGACCCGGGTAGTCGGGGTATCACCTACGCGTCGGCCGGGGTCGACATCGAAGCCGGTGACCGCGCCATCGACCTGTTCAAGCCGCTCGCTTCGAAGGCCACCAGACCCGAAGTGCGCGGCGGGCTGGGGGGATTCGCCGGACTGTTCACTCTCCGCGGTGACTACCGCGAACCGGTGCTGGCGGCCTCCAGCGACGGCGTCGGCACCAAACTCGCGATCGCTCAGGCGATGGATAAGCACGACACGGTGGGCCTGGACCTGGTGGCGATGGTGGTCGATGACTTGGTGGTTTGCGGCGCCGAGCCGCTGTTCCTGTTGGATTACATCGCCGTCGGTCGGATCGTGCCGGAGCGACTCAGCGCGATCGTCGCCGGTATCGCCGATGGGTGCATGCGTGCCGGCTGTGCGCTGCTTGGCGGCGAGACCGCAGAACATCCGGGCCTGATCGAGCCCGATCACTACGATATCTCTGCCACCGGCGTCGGCGTCGTCGAGGCGGACAATGTGCTGGGTCCCGACCGGGTCAAACCCGGCGACGTCATCATCGCGATGGGCTCGTCGGGTCTGCATTCCAATGGGTACTCGCTGGTCCGCAAGGTGTTGCTGGAGATCGACCGGATGAATCTGGCCGGTCATGTGGAGGAGTTCGGTCGCACCTTGGGCGAAGAGTTATTGGAGCCGACTCGCATCTACGCCAAAGACTGTTTGGCCTTGGCCGCCGAAACCCGTGTCCGGACGTTTTGCCACGTCACCGGCGGCGGGCTCGCCGGCAACCTGCAACGGGTCATCCCGCATGGCCTCATCGCCGAGGTCGACCGCGGCACCTGGACACCCGCGCCGGTATTCACCATGATTGCCCAGCGCGGCCGGGTCAGGCGCACAGAGATGGAGAAGACGTTCAACATGGGTGTCGGCATGATCGCCGTCGTTGCCCCCGAAGACACGACGCGCGCCCTGGCCGTCCTGACCGCGCGGCACCTGGACTGCTGGGTATTGGGAACCGTCTGCAAAGGCGGAAAACAAGGCCCGCGGGCAAAACTGGTTGGGCAGCACCCGAGATTCTAA
- a CDS encoding succinyl-CoA transferase (GNAT (GCN5-like N-acetyltransferase) family): MSRHWPLFDLRITTPRLQLQLPTEELCDQLIDTILEGVHDPDRMPFSVPWTRASREDLPFNTLSHLWQQLAGFKRDDWSLPLAVLVDGRAVGVQALSSKDFPITRQVDSGSWLGLRYQGHGYGTEMRAAVLYFAFAELEAQVATSRSFVDNPASIAVSRRNGYRDNGLDRVAREGAMAEALLFRLTRDDWQRHRTVEVRVDGFDRCRPLFGPLEPPRY, encoded by the coding sequence ATGTCTCGTCACTGGCCGTTGTTCGACCTGCGCATCACCACGCCGCGGCTCCAGTTGCAACTGCCCACCGAGGAGTTGTGCGACCAGCTGATCGACACCATCCTGGAGGGAGTCCACGACCCCGACCGAATGCCGTTTTCGGTTCCGTGGACGCGAGCATCGCGCGAGGACCTGCCGTTCAACACGCTGTCGCACCTATGGCAGCAACTGGCCGGGTTCAAGCGGGATGACTGGTCGCTGCCGCTGGCCGTCCTCGTCGACGGTAGGGCCGTAGGCGTACAGGCCCTGAGCTCCAAGGATTTCCCAATCACCCGTCAGGTGGATTCTGGATCATGGCTCGGGTTGCGTTACCAAGGTCACGGCTACGGCACCGAGATGCGGGCGGCTGTACTGTATTTCGCGTTTGCCGAGCTGGAGGCGCAGGTCGCGACGTCGAGGTCGTTCGTGGATAACCCGGCCTCGATCGCGGTATCCCGCCGTAACGGATACCGCGACAACGGCCTAGATCGCGTGGCACGCGAAGGGGCTATGGCAGAGGCGCTGTTATTCCGGCTGACCCGCGACGATTGGCAGCGCCATCGCACTGTTGAGGTTCGGGTGGACGGGTTCGACCGCTGCCGGCCGCTTTTCGGCCCCTTGGAACCGCCTCGTTATTGA
- the cpsY gene encoding exopolysaccharide phosphotransferase CpsY (galactowaldenase (UDP-galactose-4-epimerase) (uridine diphosphate galactose-4-epimerase) (uridine diphospho-galactose-4-epimerase)) — translation MPKISSRDGGRPAQRTVNPIIVTRRGKIARLESGLTPQEAQIEDLVFLRKVLNRADIPYLLIRNHKNRPVLAINIELRAGLERALAAACATEPMYAKTIDEPGLSPVLVATDGLSQLVDPRVVRLYRRRIAPGGFRYGPAFGVELQFWVYEETVIRCPVENSLSRKVLPRNEITPTNVKLYGYKWPTLDGMFAPHASDVVFDIDMVFSWVDGSDPEFRARRMAQMSQYVVGEGDDAEARIRQIDELKYALRSVNMFAPWIRRIFIATDSTPPPWLAEHPKITIVRAEDHFSDRSALPTYNSHAVESQLHHIPGLSEHFLYSNDDMFFGRPLKASMFFSPGGVTRFIEAKTRIGLGANNPARSGFENAARVNRQLLFDRFGQVITRHLEHTAVPLRKSVLIEMEREFPEEFARTAASPFRSDTDISVTNSFYHYYALMTGRAVPQEKAKVLYVDTTSYAGLRLLPKLRKHRGYDFFCLNDGSFPEVPAAQRAERVVSFLERYFPIPAPWEKIAADVSRRDFAVPRTSAPSEGA, via the coding sequence ATGCCCAAAATCTCTTCGCGCGACGGCGGTCGGCCCGCTCAGCGCACCGTGAATCCCATCATCGTTACCCGGCGCGGCAAGATCGCCCGCCTGGAATCCGGCCTGACCCCCCAGGAGGCCCAGATCGAAGATCTGGTCTTTCTGCGAAAGGTGTTAAACAGGGCTGATATTCCCTATCTACTGATCCGAAACCACAAGAACCGGCCGGTGCTTGCCATCAACATCGAACTACGTGCCGGCCTCGAGCGCGCTCTTGCGGCCGCATGTGCAACCGAACCGATGTACGCCAAAACTATTGATGAGCCTGGCCTTTCTCCTGTTTTGGTCGCCACCGACGGGCTGTCGCAGCTGGTTGACCCGCGTGTCGTGCGGTTGTATCGACGCCGGATCGCGCCGGGCGGATTTCGCTACGGCCCGGCGTTCGGTGTGGAACTGCAATTCTGGGTATACGAGGAGACGGTGATCCGCTGCCCTGTCGAAAACTCGCTTAGCCGCAAAGTGCTGCCCCGAAACGAAATAACGCCGACAAATGTCAAACTCTACGGGTACAAATGGCCGACCCTTGACGGGATGTTTGCCCCGCACGCCAGCGACGTCGTGTTCGACATAGACATGGTGTTCTCCTGGGTGGACGGTAGTGACCCCGAGTTCCGGGCGCGCCGCATGGCTCAAATGTCGCAGTACGTGGTGGGCGAGGGCGACGACGCCGAAGCGCGGATCCGCCAAATCGACGAGTTGAAATACGCGCTGCGGTCGGTGAACATGTTTGCTCCGTGGATACGTCGCATCTTCATCGCGACGGATTCAACCCCGCCGCCATGGTTGGCCGAACATCCTAAAATCACCATCGTTCGCGCCGAGGACCACTTTTCCGACCGTTCCGCGTTGCCGACCTATAACTCGCATGCGGTGGAGAGCCAGCTGCACCACATCCCGGGGCTCAGCGAGCACTTCTTGTACTCCAACGACGACATGTTCTTCGGCCGGCCGCTCAAGGCCAGTATGTTCTTCTCTCCCGGTGGAGTCACCAGGTTCATCGAAGCCAAGACCCGGATCGGGCTCGGCGCCAACAACCCAGCGCGTAGTGGCTTTGAAAACGCGGCCCGGGTAAACCGGCAGCTGCTCTTCGACCGGTTCGGGCAGGTGATTACCCGTCATCTCGAGCACACCGCGGTACCGTTGCGCAAGAGTGTGCTGATCGAGATGGAGCGGGAATTCCCGGAGGAATTCGCCCGCACCGCGGCCAGCCCGTTCCGCTCCGACACCGACATCTCGGTGACCAACTCGTTCTACCACTATTACGCGCTGATGACCGGACGCGCCGTCCCGCAGGAAAAGGCTAAAGTCCTCTATGTCGACACCACCAGCTATGCGGGTCTTCGGCTACTTCCTAAGTTGCGGAAGCACCGCGGATACGATTTCTTCTGCCTCAACGACGGTAGCTTTCCTGAAGTCCCCGCAGCGCAGCGCGCAGAACGAGTCGTCAGTTTCCTGGAGCGCTATTTCCCGATACCGGCTCCCTGGGAGAAGATCGCCGCGGACGTCAGTCGACGGGACTTCGCGGTGCCGAGGACGTCAGCACCATCGGAGGGTGCTTGA
- the purF gene encoding amidophosphoribosyltransferase (glutamine phosphoribosylpyrophosphate amidotransferase (ATASE) (gpatase)): MAVDSDYVTDRAAGSRQTVTGQQPEQDLNSPREECGVFGVWAPGEDVAKLTYYGLYALQHRGQEAAGIAVADGSQVLVFKDLGLVSQVFDEQTLAAMQGHVAIGHCRYSTTGDTTWENAQPVFRNTAAGTGVALGHNGNLVNAAALAARARDAGLIATRCPAPATTDSDILGALLAHGAADSTLEQAALDLLPTVRGAFCLTFMDENTLYACRDPYGVRPLSLGRLDRGWVVASETAALDIVGASFVRDIEPGELLAIDADGVRSTRFANPTPKGCVFEYVYLARPDSTIAGRSVHAARVEIGRRLARECPVEADLVIGVPESGTPAAVGYAQESGVPYGQGLMKNAYVGRTFIQPSQTIRQLGIRLKLNPLKEVIRGKRLIVVDDSIVRGNTQRALVRMLREAGAVELHVRIASPPVKWPCFYGIDFPSPAELIANAVENEDEMLEAVRHAIGADTLGYISLRGMVAASEQPTSRLCTACFDGKYPIELPRETALGKNVIEHMLANAARGAALGELAADDEVPVGR; encoded by the coding sequence GTGGCCGTAGACTCGGATTACGTCACCGACCGCGCCGCAGGGAGCCGCCAAACCGTGACCGGCCAGCAACCCGAGCAAGACCTGAACTCGCCCCGGGAAGAGTGCGGTGTCTTCGGGGTCTGGGCCCCGGGTGAAGACGTCGCCAAACTCACCTACTACGGCCTGTACGCGTTGCAGCATCGCGGCCAGGAAGCCGCCGGGATCGCCGTCGCCGACGGCTCCCAGGTGCTGGTCTTCAAAGACCTCGGCCTGGTCAGCCAGGTGTTCGACGAGCAGACGTTGGCGGCCATGCAGGGCCATGTCGCCATCGGGCACTGTCGTTACTCCACCACCGGGGACACGACGTGGGAGAACGCCCAGCCCGTGTTCCGCAACACCGCCGCTGGCACCGGTGTTGCGTTGGGCCACAACGGAAATCTGGTCAATGCCGCTGCCCTTGCCGCCCGCGCCCGCGACGCGGGGTTGATCGCCACCCGCTGCCCAGCCCCGGCGACGACGGACTCCGACATTCTGGGGGCGCTGCTGGCCCACGGTGCTGCCGATTCCACCCTCGAACAGGCGGCGCTGGACCTGCTGCCCACAGTGCGGGGAGCGTTCTGTCTGACGTTCATGGACGAAAACACGCTTTATGCGTGCCGCGACCCGTACGGGGTGCGCCCGCTATCGCTCGGGCGTTTGGACCGTGGCTGGGTGGTGGCCTCCGAAACGGCCGCACTCGACATCGTCGGCGCCTCGTTCGTCCGTGATATCGAACCGGGCGAATTGCTGGCTATCGACGCCGACGGGGTGCGGTCCACCCGCTTTGCCAACCCCACGCCCAAGGGCTGCGTATTCGAATACGTCTACCTGGCGCGGCCGGACAGTACGATCGCCGGCCGGTCGGTACACGCCGCGCGGGTGGAGATCGGTCGCCGACTGGCTCGGGAATGCCCGGTCGAGGCCGACTTGGTGATTGGTGTGCCGGAATCCGGCACACCCGCCGCGGTCGGCTACGCGCAGGAGTCCGGCGTTCCATATGGGCAGGGTCTGATGAAGAACGCCTATGTCGGGCGCACCTTCATCCAGCCGTCACAGACCATCCGTCAGCTCGGCATCCGGCTGAAGCTCAACCCGCTCAAAGAGGTGATCCGCGGCAAGCGGCTCATCGTCGTCGACGACTCGATCGTGCGGGGCAACACCCAGCGTGCGCTGGTACGCATGCTGCGCGAGGCCGGTGCGGTCGAATTGCATGTGCGCATCGCCTCGCCACCGGTGAAGTGGCCGTGCTTCTACGGTATCGACTTCCCCTCGCCGGCCGAGTTGATCGCCAACGCCGTGGAAAACGAGGACGAGATGCTGGAGGCGGTACGGCATGCCATCGGGGCCGACACGCTGGGATACATCTCGCTGCGGGGCATGGTCGCGGCGTCCGAGCAGCCCACGTCGCGGCTGTGCACCGCTTGCTTCGACGGCAAGTATCCAATAGAGCTGCCCCGCGAGACCGCGCTAGGCAAAAATGTCATCGAGCACATGCTCGCCAATGCGGCCCGCGGAGCCGCGCTGGGCGAACTCGCCGCCGACGACGAAGTCCCCGTTGGGCGCTGA
- the pepC gene encoding M18 family aminopeptidase has product MAATAHGLCEFIDASPSPFHVCATVAGRLLGAGYRELREADRWPDKPGRYFTVRAGSLVAWNAEQSGHTQVPFRIVGAHTDSPNLRVKQHPDRLVAGWHVVALQPYGGVWLHSWLDRDLGISGRLSVRDGTGVSHRLVLIDDPILRVPQLAIHLAEDRKSLTLDPQRHINAVWGVGERVESFVGYVAQRAGVAAADVLAADLMTHDLTPSALIGASVNGTASLLSAPRLDNQASCYAGMEALLAVDVDSASSGFVPVLAIFDHEEVGSASGHGAQSDLLSSVLERIVLAAGGTREDFLRRLTTSMLASADMAHATHPNYPDRHEPSHPIEVNAGPVLKVHPNLRYATDGRTAAAFALACQRAGVPMQRYEHRADLPCGSTIGPLAAARTGIPTVDVGAAQLAMHSARELMGAHDVAAYSAALQAFLSAELSEA; this is encoded by the coding sequence CTGCGCGAAGCGGATCGCTGGCCGGACAAACCGGGCCGGTACTTCACCGTCCGGGCTGGCTCGCTGGTGGCGTGGAACGCCGAGCAGAGCGGGCACACGCAGGTCCCATTCCGGATCGTCGGCGCGCACACCGACAGCCCCAATCTGCGGGTCAAGCAGCATCCGGACAGGCTCGTCGCCGGCTGGCACGTGGTGGCGCTGCAACCGTATGGGGGAGTTTGGCTGCACTCCTGGCTGGATCGCGATCTGGGCATCAGCGGGCGGCTATCGGTGCGTGACGGTACCGGGGTCAGCCACCGGCTGGTCCTGATCGACGACCCGATCCTGCGGGTGCCGCAGCTGGCGATTCACCTGGCCGAGGACCGCAAGTCGCTCACGCTCGATCCGCAACGACACATCAACGCTGTATGGGGCGTGGGAGAGCGGGTGGAGTCCTTTGTGGGGTACGTCGCTCAGCGCGCCGGGGTGGCGGCGGCCGACGTGCTGGCCGCGGACCTGATGACCCATGACTTGACCCCGTCGGCGCTGATCGGCGCTTCGGTCAACGGCACTGCCAGCCTGCTCAGCGCGCCGCGGCTGGACAACCAGGCCAGTTGCTATGCCGGGATGGAGGCACTGCTGGCCGTGGACGTGGACTCGGCGTCGAGCGGATTCGTGCCCGTGCTGGCGATTTTCGACCACGAGGAGGTGGGATCGGCCTCGGGCCACGGCGCACAGTCCGATCTGCTATCCAGCGTGCTCGAACGCATCGTGCTCGCGGCGGGCGGCACCCGGGAGGACTTCCTGCGCCGACTGACCACCTCGATGCTCGCCTCGGCCGACATGGCGCATGCGACGCACCCCAACTACCCGGACCGTCACGAGCCGAGCCACCCGATCGAAGTCAACGCGGGTCCGGTGCTCAAGGTGCACCCAAATCTGCGCTACGCCACCGACGGACGCACCGCGGCGGCGTTCGCACTGGCCTGCCAGCGCGCGGGAGTGCCTATGCAGCGTTACGAACATCGCGCCGATCTGCCGTGCGGGTCGACGATCGGGCCGTTGGCCGCGGCGCGCACCGGAATCCCCACGGTCGACGTCGGCGCCGCCCAGCTGGCGATGCACTCCGCGCGAGAGTTGATGGGCGCTCACGACGTAGCCGCCTATTCGGCGGCACTGCAAGCGTTTCTTTCCGCCGAGCTATCCGAGGCATAG
- the purL gene encoding phosphoribosylformylglycinamidine synthase 2 (FGAM synthase II): MLDTVEHAATTPDQPQPYGELGLKDDEYRRIRQILGRRPTDTELAMYSVMWSEHCSYKSSKVHLRYFGETTSDEMRAAMLAGIGENAGVVDIGDGWAVTFKVESHNHPSYVEPYQGAATGVGGIVRDIMAMGARPVAVMDQLRFGAADAPDTRRVLDGVVRGIGGYGNSLGLPNIGGETVFDPCYAGNPLVNALCVGVLRQEDLHLAFASGAGNKIILFGARTGLDGIGGVSVLASDTFDAEGSRKKLPSVQVGDPFMEKVLIECCLELYAGGLVIGIQDLGGAGLSCATSELASAGDGGMTIQLDSVPLRAKEMTPAEVLCSESQERMCAVVSPKNVDAFLAVCRKWEVLATVIGEVTDGDRLQITWHGETVVDVPPRTVAHEGPVYQRPVARPDTQDALNADRSAKLSRPVTGDELRATLLALLGSPHLCSRAFITEQYDRYVRGNTVLAEHADGGMLRIDESTGRGIAVSTDASGRYTLLDPYAGAQLALAEAYRNVAVTGATPVAVTNCLNFGSPEDPGVMWQFTQAVRGLADGCADLGIPVTGGNVSFYNQTGSAAILPTPVVGVLGVIDDVRRRIPTGLGAEPGETLMLLGDTRDEFDGSVWAQVTADHLGGLPPVVDLAREKLLAAVLSSASRDGLVSAAHDLSEGGLAQAIVESALAGETGCRIVLPEGADPFVLLFSESAGRVLVAVPRTEESRFRGMCEARGLPAVRIGVVDQGSDAVEVQGLFAVSLAELRATSEAVLPRYFG, encoded by the coding sequence GTGCTGGACACCGTCGAACACGCCGCGACCACACCCGACCAACCACAACCGTATGGTGAGCTGGGCCTCAAAGACGACGAGTACCGGCGGATTCGCCAGATCCTGGGCCGCCGGCCCACCGACACCGAGCTGGCCATGTACTCGGTGATGTGGAGCGAACACTGTTCGTACAAGTCCTCCAAGGTGCACCTGCGCTACTTCGGTGAGACCACCTCCGACGAGATGCGCGCGGCCATGCTGGCCGGCATCGGCGAGAACGCCGGCGTCGTCGACATCGGCGACGGCTGGGCGGTCACCTTCAAGGTGGAGTCACACAACCACCCGTCCTACGTCGAGCCCTACCAGGGCGCGGCCACCGGGGTGGGCGGCATCGTCCGCGACATCATGGCCATGGGCGCCCGACCGGTCGCCGTGATGGACCAGCTTCGGTTCGGCGCCGCCGACGCCCCCGATACCCGCCGCGTGCTCGACGGCGTGGTCCGCGGCATCGGCGGATACGGCAACTCCCTGGGCCTGCCCAACATTGGCGGAGAGACCGTCTTCGACCCGTGCTACGCCGGCAACCCCTTAGTGAACGCGTTGTGTGTCGGCGTATTACGGCAGGAGGACCTGCATTTGGCGTTCGCCTCCGGCGCCGGCAACAAGATCATCCTGTTTGGCGCGCGCACCGGGCTCGACGGTATCGGCGGGGTGTCGGTGCTGGCGTCGGACACCTTCGATGCCGAGGGATCCCGCAAGAAGCTGCCCTCGGTGCAGGTCGGCGACCCGTTCATGGAGAAGGTGCTCATCGAATGCTGTCTCGAGCTCTACGCGGGCGGCCTGGTGATCGGCATCCAAGACCTGGGCGGAGCCGGATTATCTTGTGCCACATCGGAGTTAGCATCCGCCGGTGATGGCGGAATGACGATCCAGCTGGACAGCGTCCCGCTGCGGGCCAAGGAGATGACGCCCGCCGAGGTGCTCTGCAGCGAATCGCAGGAGCGGATGTGCGCGGTGGTCTCCCCGAAGAACGTCGACGCATTCCTGGCGGTGTGCCGCAAGTGGGAGGTGCTGGCGACGGTGATCGGCGAGGTCACCGACGGCGACCGGCTGCAGATCACCTGGCACGGCGAGACGGTGGTCGACGTGCCGCCGCGCACCGTAGCTCACGAAGGTCCGGTATATCAGCGCCCGGTCGCCCGCCCCGATACGCAGGACGCGCTGAACGCCGACCGCTCGGCCAAGCTGTCACGGCCGGTCACCGGCGACGAGCTGCGCGCGACTTTGCTTGCGTTACTTGGCAGCCCGCACCTGTGCAGCCGCGCGTTCATCACCGAGCAGTACGACCGCTATGTGCGCGGCAACACGGTGCTCGCCGAGCACGCCGACGGCGGCATGCTGCGCATCGACGAGTCGACCGGCCGGGGCATCGCGGTATCGACCGACGCGTCGGGACGCTACACGCTGCTGGATCCCTACGCTGGCGCGCAACTCGCGTTGGCCGAGGCGTACCGCAACGTCGCCGTCACCGGCGCCACCCCGGTCGCGGTGACCAACTGCCTGAACTTCGGTTCCCCCGAGGACCCCGGCGTGATGTGGCAGTTCACGCAGGCGGTCCGCGGTCTGGCCGATGGCTGTGCGGACCTCGGGATTCCGGTGACCGGTGGCAACGTGAGTTTCTACAACCAAACCGGTTCGGCGGCAATCCTGCCCACGCCGGTGGTCGGGGTGCTCGGCGTCATCGACGATGTGCGTCGGCGCATCCCTACCGGCCTGGGCGCCGAGCCCGGGGAAACGTTGATGCTGTTGGGCGACACCCGCGACGAGTTCGACGGTTCCGTGTGGGCGCAGGTGACCGCAGACCACCTGGGTGGATTGCCGCCGGTAGTCGATCTGGCGCGGGAGAAGCTGCTGGCCGCGGTGCTGAGCTCGGCGTCGCGGGACGGGCTAGTGTCCGCGGCGCACGATCTGTCCGAGGGTGGGCTGGCCCAAGCCATCGTGGAATCGGCGTTAGCGGGTGAAACCGGTTGCCGCATAGTGCTTCCCGAAGGGGCTGACCCGTTTGTGCTGCTGTTCTCCGAGTCGGCGGGTCGGGTGCTGGTCGCGGTGCCACGCACCGAGGAGAGCCGGTTTCGCGGGATGTGTGAGGCGCGGGGACTTCCCGCGGTCCGCATCGGCGTCGTCGATCAAGGTTCGGACGCGGTTGAGGTGCAGGGCTTGTTCGCGGTGTCGTTGGCCGAACTGCGTGCGACATCCGAGGCGGTGTTGCCGCGATACTTCGGATGA
- a CDS encoding 3',5'-cyclic adenosine monophosphate phosphodiesterase CpdA (Class III Cyclic nucleotide phosphodiesterase (cNMP PDE)), whose protein sequence is MHRLRAAEHPRPDYVLLHISDTHLIGGDRRLYGAVDADDRLGELLEQLNQSGLRPDAIVFTGDLADKGEPAAYRKLRGLVEPFAAQLGAELVWVMGNHDDRAELRKFLLDEAPSMAPLDRVCMIDGLRIIVLDTSVPGHHHGEIRASQLGWLAEELATPAPDGTILALHHPPIPSVLDMAVTVELRDQAALGRVLRGTDVRAILAGHLHYSTNATFVGIPVSVASATCYTQDLTVAAGGTRGRDGAQGCNLVHVYPDTVVHSVIPLGGGETVGTFVSPGQARRKIAESGIFIEPSRRDSLFKHPPMVLTSSAPRSPVD, encoded by the coding sequence GTGCATAGACTTAGGGCCGCGGAGCATCCGCGGCCGGATTACGTTCTCTTACATATCAGCGACACTCATCTCATCGGGGGGGATCGTCGGCTCTACGGGGCGGTGGACGCCGACGACCGGCTGGGCGAACTGCTCGAACAGTTGAACCAATCCGGCCTTCGTCCCGATGCGATCGTCTTCACCGGCGATTTGGCCGATAAGGGCGAACCGGCGGCATACCGCAAGCTCCGAGGCCTGGTCGAGCCGTTCGCGGCGCAGTTGGGCGCCGAGCTCGTCTGGGTGATGGGTAACCACGACGACCGGGCCGAACTACGCAAATTCTTGCTGGACGAAGCGCCATCGATGGCGCCGCTAGACCGGGTGTGCATGATCGACGGTCTGCGCATCATCGTGTTGGATACCTCGGTACCCGGACATCATCACGGCGAAATCCGCGCGTCCCAATTGGGTTGGCTTGCTGAAGAGTTGGCCACGCCAGCGCCGGACGGCACCATTTTGGCGTTGCATCATCCGCCGATTCCGAGTGTTTTGGATATGGCCGTCACGGTGGAGCTGCGCGACCAGGCTGCGCTTGGGCGAGTGCTGCGGGGCACTGACGTTCGCGCCATTTTGGCCGGGCACCTGCACTACTCGACGAATGCCACCTTCGTCGGGATCCCAGTGTCGGTTGCCTCGGCGACTTGCTACACCCAGGACCTGACCGTCGCTGCTGGAGGAACGCGTGGCAGAGACGGCGCCCAAGGTTGCAACCTGGTGCACGTCTATCCGGACACCGTCGTGCATTCGGTGATTCCGCTGGGCGGCGGAGAAACGGTCGGCACCTTTGTCTCACCCGGGCAGGCGCGACGCAAAATCGCCGAGAGCGGCATTTTCATCGAACCGTCGCGTCGCGATTCGCTATTCAAGCACCCTCCGATGGTGCTGACGTCCTCGGCACCGCGAAGTCCCGTCGACTGA